GCTGGGCATGGCCCACGACCTGTCCCCATGGGGCATGTACAAGAACGCCGACGTGGTGGTGAAGGCCGTGATGATCGGCCTGGCCATCGCCTCGATCATCACCTGGACCATCTGGATCGCCAAGGGCTTCGAGCTGATGGGCGCCAAGCGCCGCCTGCGTGGCGAGATCGCCGCCCTGAAGCGCTCGGTGAGCCTGAAAGAGGCCAGCGAGGTGTCGAACAAGGAAGGCACCCTGGCCCACATCCTGGTGCATGACGCCCTCGAAGAAATGCGCCTGTCGGCCAATGCCCGCGAGAAGGAAGGCATCAAGGAACGCGTCAGCTTCCGCCTGGAGCGCCTGGTAGCCGCCAGTGGCCGGACCATGAGCAGCGGCACCGGCGTACTGGCTACCATCGGTTCCACCGCACCGTTCGTCGGTCTGTTCGGCACCGTTTGGGGCATCATGAACAGCTTCATCGGCATCGCCAAGACCCAGACCACCAACCTCGCCGTGGTCGCCCCAGGTATCGCCGAAGCCCTGCTGGCCACCGCCCTGGGCCTGGTCGCCGCGATTCCGGCCGTGGTCATCTACAACGTCTTCGCCCGCTCCATCGCCGGCTACAAGGCACAGGTGTCCGACGCCTCCGCCCAGGTCCTGCTGCTGGTCAGCCGCGACCTGGACCACCAGGGCAGCGAGCGCGCCGCCCCGCACATGGTGAAAGTGGGGTAAGCCATGGGCCTGCATCTCAACGAAGGTGGCGACGACCTCGCCGAGAACCACGAAATCAACGTCACGCCGTTCATCGACGTAATGCTGGTGCTGCTGATCATCTTCATGGTCGCGGCCCCCCTGGCCACGGTCGACATCAAGGTCGACCTGCCCGCCTCGACCGCGAAGCCCGCGCCGAGGCCCGAGAAGCCGGTGTTCGTCAGCGTCAAGGCCGACAAGAAGCTCTACCTCGGCGACGACGAGGTGGCCCAGCGCGACCAGCTTGGCGCCATGCTCGACGCCAAGACCAAGGGCGACAAGGAAACCACCATCTTCTTCCAGGCTGACAAGGGCGTCGATTACGGCGACCTGATGGAAGTGATGAACACCATGCGTGCCGCCGGCTACCTCAAGGTCGGCCTGGTCGGACTCGAGACGGCAGCCAAGAAATGACGAAAACGCGCTCAAACATGGCGCGCTACGGTGGCAGCCTGGCGATCGTGCTGGGCGTGCACGCGGTCGCCGTGCTGCTGACGCTCAACTGGTCGGTGCCCCAGGCCCTCGAGTTGCCGCCGGCAGCGATGATGGTCGAGCTGGCACCGCTGCCCGAGCCCGCGCCGCCGCCGCCACCCAAGGCCGCCCCGAAGCCGCCGACGCCGGTCGAGGAACCGCCGCTGCCGAAGCTGGCAGAGGCGCCGAAGCCGAAGATCGCCATCCCCAAGCCGCCCAAGCCCAAGGCCAAGCCACAGCCGCCCAAGCCCGAGAAGAAGCTTGAGCCGCCGAAGGACGAGCCGCCAGCCAAGGACGACGTCGCGGACACGCCGCCGAGCAACACGCCACCGCAGAAGTCGGCGGCGCCGCAGCCGAGCATCGCGTCCAACAGCAATGCCCTGCCGAGCTGGCAGAGCGATCTGCTGCGCCACCTGGCCAAGTACAAGAAGTACCCCGAGGACGCTCGCCGTCGCGGACTGCAGGGCATAAACCGCCTGCGCTTCGTCGTCGACGCCGAAGGCAAGGTGGTCTCGTACGCGCTGGCCGGCGGTTCCGGCAGTGCGGCGCTTGACCGGGCCACGCTGGAGATGATCCGCCGTGCCGGCACGGTGCCAAAGCCTCCGGCGGAGTTGCTGAACAATGGCACGATCGAAGTCGTTGCGCCGTTCGTCTATTCGCTGGACCGACGCTGACGTTTTTGTTTCTGTCACAAAACGGCAAGTCTGATAACGTGCGTCTATCGATTGCAGCCGCTATGCTGGGGCCGCAACTTCATGGACGCACGTTATGACCCTCACCGAACTTCGCTACATCGTCACCCTCGCGCAAGAGCAGCACTTCGGCCACGCGGCCGAGCGTTGCCACGTCAGCCAACCGACCCTGTCGGTGGGCGTGAAGAAGCTCGAGGACGAACTCGGCGTGCTGATCTTCGAGCGCAGCAAGAGCGCGGTGCGCCTCACGCCGGTCGGCGAGAGCATCGTCGCCCAGGCGCAGAAGGTGCTGGAGCAGGCCCAGGGCATCCGCGAGCTGGCCCAGGCCGGCAAGAACCAGCTGACCGCGCCGCTCAAGGTCGGCGCCATCTACACCGTCGGCCCCTATCTGTTCCCGCACCTGATCCCGCAGTTGCACCGCGTGGCGCCGCAGATGCCGTTGTACATCGAAGAGAACTTCACCCACGTGCTGCGTGAAAAGCTGCGCAACGGCGAACTGGACGCGGTGATCATCGCCCTGCCTTTCAACGAGGCCGACGTGCTGACCTTGCCGCTGTACGACGAGCCGTTCTGCGCCTTGATGCCGGCCGACCACCCGTGGACCGCCAAGGACACCATCGACACCGCCATGCTCAACGACAAGAGCCTGCTGCTGCTCGGCGAGGGCCACTGCTTCCGCGACCAGGTGCTCGAGGCCTGCCCGACGCTGAACAAGGGCGGCGAGGGCTCCAAGCACACCACGGTCGAGTCCAGCTCGCTGGAAACCATCCGCCACATGGTCGCATCGGGCCTGGGCGTGTCGATCCTGCCGCTGTCGGCGGTGCACAGCCATCATTACGCGCCGGGCGTCATCGAAGTCCGCCCGCTGACCGCGCCCGCACCGTTCCGCACCGTGGCCATCGCCTGGCGCGCCAGCTTCCCGCGGCCGAAGGCCATCGAGATCCTCGCCGACTCGATCCGCCTCTGCTCGGTGGCCAAGCCGCCGGTGGAACAACCGGCCTGAACCCATGACCGAGCTGTCGAACGTCCCGGTCACCACGCTCAAGGGCGTAGGCGATGCCATGGCGGAAAAACTCGCCAAGGTCGGCCTGGAGAACCTGCAGGACCTGCTGTTCCACCTGCCGCTGCGCTACCAGGACCGCACCCGCGTGGTGCCCATCGGCCAACTGCGTCCGGGCCAGGACGCGGTGATCGAGGGCGTGGTCAGCGGGGCCGACGTGACCATGGGCAAGCGCCGCAGCCTGGTGGTGCGCCTGGGCGACGGCAGCGGCACGCTGAGCCTGCGCTTCTACCATTTCAGCAATGCGCAGAAGGAGGGCCTCAAGCGCGGCACCCACCTGCGCTGCTATGGTGAAGCCCGCCCCGGCGCCTCGGGGCTGGAGATCTACCACCCGGAATACCGGGCGCTGAACGGCGACGAAGCACCGCCGCCGGTCGAACAGACGCTGACACCGATCTACCCGACCACCGAAGGCCTGACCCAACAGCGCCTGCGCCTGCTCTGCCAGCAGAGCCTTGGCCTGCTCGGCCCACGCAGCCTGCCCGACTGGCTGCCCGACGAGCTGGCCCGCGACTATCAGCTGGCGCCGCTGAGCGACGCGATCCGCTACCTGCACAACCCGCCGGCCGACGCCGATCTCGACGAACTCGCCGAAGGCCATCACTGGGCCCAGCACCGCCTGGCCTTCGAAGAACTGCTGACCCACCAGCTGTCGCAACAGCGCCTGCGCGAAAGCCAGCGAGCCCTGCGCGCGCCGGTACTGCCCAAAGCTACGCGCCTGCCGGCACAGTACCTGGCGAATCTCGGCTTCAGCCCGACCGGCGCCCAGCAGCGGGTCGGCAACGAAATTGCCTACGATCTCAGCCAGCACGAGCCAATGATGCGCCTGGTGCAAGGCGACGTGGGCGCCGGCAAGACCGTGGTCGCCGCGCTGGCCGCCCTGCAGGCTCTGGAAGCGGGTTACCAGGTCGCCCTGATGGCGCCCACCGAGATCCTCGCCGAACAGCACTACCTCACCTTCAAGCGCTGGCTCGAACCGCTGGGCATCGAGGTGGCATGGCTGGCCGGCAAGCTCAAGGGCAAGGCCCGCGCCAGCGCCCTGGAGCAGATCGCCAATGGTGCGCCCATGGTGGTCGGCACCCACGCACTGTTCCAGGAGGAGGTGCAGTTCAAGCACCTGGCCCTGGCGATCATCGACGAACAGCACCGGTTCGGCGTGCAGCAGCGCCTGGCCCTGCGTAAAAAGGGCGTCATGGGCCAGCTGTGCCCGCACCAGCTGATCATGACCGCCACGCCAATCCCGCGCACCCTGGCGATGAGCGCCTATGCCGACCTGGACACCTCGATCCTCGACGAGCTGCCGCCCGGGCGCACCCCGGTGAACACCGTGCTGGTCGCCGACAGCCGTCGCTTCGAGGTGGTCGAGCGGGTCCGCGCCGCCTGCGCCGAAGGCCGCCAGGCCTATTGGGTATGCACCCTGATCGAAGAGTCCGAGGAACTCACCTGCCAGGCCGCCGAAAGCACCTTCGAGGAACTGGGCAGCGCCCTGGGCGAGCTGCGCGTGGGCCTGATCCACGGACGCATGAAGCCCGCAGAAAAGGCCGCGGTGATGGCCGAGTTCAAGGCCGGCGACCTGCAACTGCTGGTGGCCACCACGGTGATCGAGGTCGGCGTCGACGTGCCCAATGCCAGCCTTATGATCATCGAGAACCCCGAGCGCCTGGGCCTGGCCCAGTTGCACCAGTTGCGCGGCCGGGTCGGTCGGGGCAGCGCGGTGAGCCACTGCGTGCTGCTCTACCACCCGCCGCTGTCGCAGATCGGCCGTGAGCGCCTGGGCATCATGCGGGAAACCAACGACGGATTCGTCATAGCAGAGAAGGACCTGGAGTTGCGCGGCCCGGGCGAGATGCTCGGGACCCGCCAGACCGGCCTGCTACAGTTCAAGGTCGCCGACCTGATGCGCGACGCCGACCTGCTGCCAGCCGTGCGCGACGCCGCCCAGGCCCTGCTGGCCCGCTGGCCCGACCACGTCAGCCCGTTGCTCGACCGCTGGCTGCGCCACGGTCAACAATATGGCCAGGTGTGACGTCCGTCCCATAATGGATCCAGCTTGGCGGCCAGGCTGGTTATACTTCGCGTTTAAAGAATGATTGGATACAGGCCATGACTGAAGTTGCCCTGGATACCGCAACCCTACACGCACCGTCTGTCATCCGGCTGTTGCTCGACAAGCTCGGCGTCAGCTTCCGCGAGGTGCCCGAGCACCCGGGGCTGCCGGCCGCCTCGCGGGTGCAGGCCGTGCTGCTCGATGACGAGATCGGTGCCTTGATGGTGCTGTTCCCGCAAAGCCAGTTGCTGGACCTCAAGCGCCTCGAGGAACTGACCGGGCGCAAGCTCAAGGCCGTGCCGCTGGAGCGCCTGAAGCAGATGCTCGACAAGCATCACCTCA
This window of the Pseudomonas mosselii genome carries:
- the exbB gene encoding tonB-system energizer ExbB: MTRTQPSASPTPSRAWRAIAALMFSLVLAPAAMAEEPVAATPPPAAAAAPATPAAEGQAPAAAPADATAPVEGQAPANENVQAMVEDTSLGMAHDLSPWGMYKNADVVVKAVMIGLAIASIITWTIWIAKGFELMGAKRRLRGEIAALKRSVSLKEASEVSNKEGTLAHILVHDALEEMRLSANAREKEGIKERVSFRLERLVAASGRTMSSGTGVLATIGSTAPFVGLFGTVWGIMNSFIGIAKTQTTNLAVVAPGIAEALLATALGLVAAIPAVVIYNVFARSIAGYKAQVSDASAQVLLLVSRDLDHQGSERAAPHMVKVG
- the exbD gene encoding TonB system transport protein ExbD, whose product is MGLHLNEGGDDLAENHEINVTPFIDVMLVLLIIFMVAAPLATVDIKVDLPASTAKPAPRPEKPVFVSVKADKKLYLGDDEVAQRDQLGAMLDAKTKGDKETTIFFQADKGVDYGDLMEVMNTMRAAGYLKVGLVGLETAAKK
- a CDS encoding energy transducer TonB codes for the protein MTKTRSNMARYGGSLAIVLGVHAVAVLLTLNWSVPQALELPPAAMMVELAPLPEPAPPPPPKAAPKPPTPVEEPPLPKLAEAPKPKIAIPKPPKPKAKPQPPKPEKKLEPPKDEPPAKDDVADTPPSNTPPQKSAAPQPSIASNSNALPSWQSDLLRHLAKYKKYPEDARRRGLQGINRLRFVVDAEGKVVSYALAGGSGSAALDRATLEMIRRAGTVPKPPAELLNNGTIEVVAPFVYSLDRR
- a CDS encoding hydrogen peroxide-inducible genes activator; translated protein: MTLTELRYIVTLAQEQHFGHAAERCHVSQPTLSVGVKKLEDELGVLIFERSKSAVRLTPVGESIVAQAQKVLEQAQGIRELAQAGKNQLTAPLKVGAIYTVGPYLFPHLIPQLHRVAPQMPLYIEENFTHVLREKLRNGELDAVIIALPFNEADVLTLPLYDEPFCALMPADHPWTAKDTIDTAMLNDKSLLLLGEGHCFRDQVLEACPTLNKGGEGSKHTTVESSSLETIRHMVASGLGVSILPLSAVHSHHYAPGVIEVRPLTAPAPFRTVAIAWRASFPRPKAIEILADSIRLCSVAKPPVEQPA
- the recG gene encoding ATP-dependent DNA helicase RecG, encoding MTELSNVPVTTLKGVGDAMAEKLAKVGLENLQDLLFHLPLRYQDRTRVVPIGQLRPGQDAVIEGVVSGADVTMGKRRSLVVRLGDGSGTLSLRFYHFSNAQKEGLKRGTHLRCYGEARPGASGLEIYHPEYRALNGDEAPPPVEQTLTPIYPTTEGLTQQRLRLLCQQSLGLLGPRSLPDWLPDELARDYQLAPLSDAIRYLHNPPADADLDELAEGHHWAQHRLAFEELLTHQLSQQRLRESQRALRAPVLPKATRLPAQYLANLGFSPTGAQQRVGNEIAYDLSQHEPMMRLVQGDVGAGKTVVAALAALQALEAGYQVALMAPTEILAEQHYLTFKRWLEPLGIEVAWLAGKLKGKARASALEQIANGAPMVVGTHALFQEEVQFKHLALAIIDEQHRFGVQQRLALRKKGVMGQLCPHQLIMTATPIPRTLAMSAYADLDTSILDELPPGRTPVNTVLVADSRRFEVVERVRAACAEGRQAYWVCTLIEESEELTCQAAESTFEELGSALGELRVGLIHGRMKPAEKAAVMAEFKAGDLQLLVATTVIEVGVDVPNASLMIIENPERLGLAQLHQLRGRVGRGSAVSHCVLLYHPPLSQIGRERLGIMRETNDGFVIAEKDLELRGPGEMLGTRQTGLLQFKVADLMRDADLLPAVRDAAQALLARWPDHVSPLLDRWLRHGQQYGQV